The Ranitomeya imitator isolate aRanImi1 chromosome 6, aRanImi1.pri, whole genome shotgun sequence genome window below encodes:
- the LOC138641622 gene encoding tubulin delta chain-like — MSLIWLQVGQCGNQIGQEWWQILSSNLAGADRYPYFSRDGLINAICVDTEPKVIRKLRQQVKRGYFRDSNVIVGQRGRGNNWAYGYQEIPSSAEQSLLHRTMEAVRREVERRDCYSGTVMLHSLCGGTGSGMGSRLCEEIRDAYPAGYILSVTAAPHETGDSPLQHYNSLLCLAWMQRFCDGILLFQNDEVMKRAASFVENKTLTASGLHPSISLTSMNTYIASCLAGLFCPVYTLRTRSSVSVGLEPWELIRCLCPMSTMKFLHTSLVCSRGTASWDKVTSSLVQTIPRADPHGRLHHSLSVLAVARNSQDYPFLLSRDSVLMKLRQAYRCVPWHPSAIQCWTDPQNILDPSCHSHSLTVCANHSSAADLMSGVLSKARAMYDAGAYLHWYRGYGCEDDHFQMSFDTLTSTVEEYRGLGVP, encoded by the exons ATGTCGCTGATTTGGCTCCAGGTTGGACAATGCGGCAACCAGATCGGACAGGAATGGTGGCAAATCCTGAGCAGCAACCTCGCCGGCGCTGACCG GTATCCGTATTTCTCCCGTGATGGACTCATTAACGCCATCTGTGTGGACACTGAACCTAAAGTCATCCGAAAACTCCGCCAGCAAGTGAAGAGGGG ATACTTCAGAGATTCCAATGTCATcgtgggacagagaggaagaggcaacaactggGCGTATG GTTACCAAGAGATTCCGAGCAGCGCGGAGCAGAGTCTGCTGCACAGGACCATGGAGGCTGTCCGGAGAGAGGTGGAGCGGCGGGACTGTTACAGCGGCACGGTGATGCTGCACAGCCTGTGTGGCGGCACCGGATCCG GTATGGGCTCTCGACTATGTGAAGAGATAAGAGATGCATATCCCGCTGGGTATATTTTGTCTGTCACCGCAGCACCACATGAAACGGGCGACTCTCCGCTCCAGCATTATAACTCTCTGCTCTGCCTGGCCTGGATGCAAAG ATTCTGTGACGGGATCCTCCTGTTCCAGAATGATGAGGTAATGAAGAGAGCGGCCTCTTTTGTGGAAAACAAGACACTCACTGCGTCTGGGCTTCACCCATCCATCTCCCTCACCTCTATGAACACATACATTGCCTCCTGTCTGGCGGggctcttctgtcctgtatatacgctGAGGACCAGAAG TTCGGTGAGCGTAGGCCTGGAGCCCTGGGAGCTGATCCGTTGTCTATGTCCGATGTCCACCATGAAGTTCCTCCACACATCTCTGGTCTGCAGCAG GGGAACGGCCTCCTGGGACAAAGTGACGAGCTCCCTGGTGCAGACCATCCCCCGAGCGGATCCACACGGCCGGCTC CATCACAGTCTGTCCGTATTGGCCGTGGCTCGTAACTCCCAGGACTATCCGTTCCTGCTGTCCCGGGACTCGGTGCTGATGAAGCTGAGGCAGGCGTACCGCTGTGTGCCGTGGCACCCCTCCGCCATCCAGTGCTGGACGG ACCCCCAGAATATTCTGGACCCCTCGTGTCACAGCCATTCCCTGACTGTCTGCGCCAATCACTCCAGTGCAGCCGACCTGATGAGCGGCGTCCTGTCCAAGGCCCGGGCTATGTACGACGCCGGAGCTTATCTGCACTGGTACCGGGGGTACGGCTGCGAGGACGACCACTTCCAGATGTCCTTCGATACCCTGACCTCCACGGTGGAGGAATACAGGGGTCTGGGGGTCCCGTGA